From the Luteolibacter rhizosphaerae genome, one window contains:
- a CDS encoding OmpP1/FadL family transporter, which yields MIPRSFPVLAAALIPATAGAAGYYLPNQDAFATAKGNAWVATADSAAAVHYNAAGLTQLEQAEAQVGVYAINLGHTFNNGGGDFEAKSEWQYVPSIFYAQPIEDDLAWGFGINSPWGLGTEWGQGSPFRTVITEARLAYISATVALAYDITDTLSIGVSGSGNYADLTLEQGLGIAPLDFLRFEGDGTSYSGAISLRWQPHEQHAFGLNVASDTSMDLSGKVYSNILGAGPADIDFVTPLRIAGGYSYRPAPGWNVEANIEWLDWDSLNSLYLRSPSLPGGAIGVPFHWKSMFIYEAGVSYTMDNGYAFAVGYDYNSNAQPDTFFNPSVADADRHWFNAGFGRKCEDWGWFIAYQFGYSNRDVRGALPTAAGQSANGKYEGRHHSVSLSANYRF from the coding sequence ATGATACCTCGCTCCTTTCCCGTCTTGGCCGCTGCGCTGATCCCCGCCACCGCGGGTGCCGCCGGTTATTATCTCCCGAATCAGGACGCCTTCGCCACCGCGAAGGGGAACGCTTGGGTGGCCACGGCGGACAGTGCCGCCGCCGTTCACTACAATGCCGCTGGCCTGACCCAACTTGAACAGGCGGAAGCCCAGGTCGGAGTCTATGCCATCAATCTCGGCCACACCTTCAACAACGGGGGAGGGGACTTCGAGGCGAAGTCGGAATGGCAATACGTTCCCAGCATCTTCTACGCACAGCCGATCGAAGATGATCTCGCATGGGGCTTCGGCATCAACAGTCCTTGGGGACTCGGCACCGAGTGGGGCCAAGGCTCGCCCTTCCGCACGGTCATCACCGAGGCCCGCCTTGCCTACATCAGCGCGACGGTCGCTCTCGCGTATGACATTACCGATACCCTTTCGATCGGGGTTTCCGGTTCCGGTAACTATGCCGACCTGACCCTTGAGCAGGGCCTCGGTATTGCACCGCTCGATTTCCTCCGCTTTGAAGGAGATGGCACCTCCTACTCCGGCGCGATTTCGCTCCGCTGGCAGCCGCATGAGCAGCACGCCTTCGGCCTGAATGTCGCTTCGGACACCTCCATGGATCTTAGCGGCAAGGTTTACTCGAATATCCTTGGTGCCGGTCCCGCCGACATCGATTTCGTCACGCCGCTCCGCATCGCCGGCGGCTATTCCTATCGCCCGGCTCCCGGCTGGAACGTGGAAGCGAATATCGAGTGGCTCGATTGGGATTCTCTCAACTCCCTCTATCTCCGCTCCCCATCGCTCCCGGGCGGTGCCATCGGCGTGCCTTTCCACTGGAAGTCCATGTTCATCTACGAGGCGGGCGTGAGCTACACCATGGACAACGGCTATGCCTTCGCAGTCGGCTACGACTACAACAGCAATGCCCAGCCGGACACCTTCTTCAACCCCTCCGTCGCGGATGCCGACCGCCATTGGTTCAATGCCGGCTTCGGCCGCAAGTGTGAGGACTGGGGTTGGTTCATCGCCTACCAGTTTGGCTACTCGAACCGCGACGTCCGCGGTGCCCTGCCGACTGCGGCCGGGCAGAGCGCGAACGGCAAATACGAGGGGCGCCACCACTCGGTTAGCCTCTCGGCCAACTACCGCTTCTGA
- a CDS encoding ATP-binding protein, protein MKSSSLMAEASTEPFSPADEAELKSAFQRYEHGVSVDNARRAASLAALFMLAGTTLDWMVYPEQAWHFLFIRGIVTLLLCVVFWALGQLSREISRNWIAQAIPFLPTAGICWMIAKTGGGVSPYYAGLNLVFLGMALLLRWSFWNSVAMIVICIGTYFAAVMLSDQHRDHRLFFNNSYFLFVTGVFVLAGSYFYERLRFREFALRKEVEDARELLEASNRQLSELDEAKTRFFANISHELRTPLTVMIGLTERLADRFRTTPQQDVRDMLAMTEHNGLRLLKLIDDLLDLVRFDTGHADLKLQPTNVRDLLDGLMNSMRHLADQDGVALEWKVTGPDASLMVDRDKIEKVLLNLTINAIKFTPAGGRIDVDGEIGDGRLVLAVTDTGVGISDAGLKRIFERFWQVDSSSTRKFQGAGIGLALVRSLVDTMQGKIEADSTIGVGTRFKVDIPVEAAPSVAPADAQEEEDRPDSGKHIEELHRRAALSVARPSDQGDISIAARGIGRKASSGRPLVLVADDEPDMRRYLVMQLEDVDVVEARDGAEAVALAKQHVPVLALIDHMMPEMDGVEVCKAIRGHHSTREMPIIMLTARADEQTKLQALDAGASDFLTKPFSSTELVLRLRNQLAMAAIRSELGELNRELSAAMEKLKENEVLLVRNEKLSGLGQMSAGIIHEINNPLNYARAGLHALNSFKRSLPADDHADYEEIIGDISEGVERVAQIVADLRQFTRDDNRIGGEADLVEVVERSRRLVSHQLGSKVAFNIKKPDRALITGNSNQLVQVFVNLFQNAVDAIEERLAAKEGEPGKIDIGLRSAAGGWEVTVWDNGAGIPKEIINKIYDPFFTSKDVGKGMGLGLSITHQILGRHRAHIEVDTRIGEFTCFTIFFPPPDPDALWDAEDSKDSDPSDSLP, encoded by the coding sequence TTGAAATCGAGCTCGCTGATGGCTGAGGCCTCGACAGAACCATTCTCCCCCGCGGACGAAGCCGAGCTGAAAAGCGCTTTCCAGCGCTACGAGCACGGCGTGTCGGTGGACAATGCCCGACGCGCGGCGTCCTTGGCCGCGCTCTTCATGCTCGCAGGCACCACCCTCGATTGGATGGTTTATCCCGAGCAGGCATGGCACTTCCTGTTCATCCGCGGCATCGTCACGCTTCTTCTCTGCGTCGTTTTCTGGGCTCTCGGGCAGCTTTCCCGGGAGATCTCGCGCAATTGGATTGCCCAAGCCATCCCCTTCCTCCCCACCGCCGGCATCTGCTGGATGATCGCGAAGACCGGCGGGGGTGTCTCTCCGTACTATGCCGGCCTGAATCTCGTGTTCCTCGGCATGGCGCTGCTGCTGCGCTGGTCCTTCTGGAATTCGGTCGCGATGATCGTGATCTGCATCGGCACCTACTTCGCCGCGGTCATGCTTTCCGACCAGCACCGCGACCACCGGCTCTTCTTTAACAATTCGTACTTCCTCTTTGTCACCGGCGTCTTCGTGCTGGCTGGTAGCTATTTCTACGAGCGCCTCCGCTTCCGTGAGTTCGCCCTGCGGAAGGAGGTGGAGGACGCCCGCGAATTGTTGGAAGCCTCGAACCGCCAGCTTAGCGAACTGGATGAGGCCAAGACCCGCTTCTTCGCCAATATCAGCCACGAACTCCGCACGCCGCTCACCGTCATGATCGGCCTGACCGAGCGCCTCGCGGACCGATTCAGGACCACCCCGCAGCAGGATGTCCGCGACATGCTCGCGATGACGGAGCACAACGGCCTGCGCCTGCTCAAGCTCATCGATGATCTTCTTGATCTGGTGCGCTTCGATACCGGCCATGCCGACCTCAAGCTCCAGCCCACCAATGTCCGCGATCTCCTTGACGGCCTGATGAATTCCATGCGCCACCTCGCCGATCAGGACGGGGTCGCCTTGGAATGGAAGGTCACCGGCCCGGATGCCTCGCTCATGGTCGATCGCGACAAGATCGAGAAGGTGCTGCTCAACCTTACCATCAACGCGATCAAGTTCACCCCGGCGGGTGGCCGTATCGATGTCGATGGGGAAATCGGCGATGGTCGCTTGGTGCTCGCGGTGACGGATACGGGCGTGGGCATTTCGGATGCGGGTCTCAAGCGGATCTTCGAGCGCTTCTGGCAGGTCGATTCCTCCTCCACGCGTAAATTCCAAGGCGCCGGCATCGGTCTCGCCCTGGTCCGCAGCTTGGTCGATACCATGCAGGGCAAGATCGAGGCGGATAGCACCATCGGCGTGGGCACCCGCTTCAAGGTGGATATCCCTGTGGAAGCCGCACCTTCCGTCGCTCCTGCGGATGCGCAGGAGGAGGAGGATCGCCCTGATTCGGGCAAGCACATCGAGGAACTCCACCGTCGTGCCGCCCTGTCGGTGGCCCGGCCTTCCGATCAAGGGGACATTTCCATCGCGGCCCGCGGCATCGGCCGGAAGGCCTCTTCAGGACGTCCCCTCGTGCTCGTGGCCGACGATGAACCGGACATGCGCCGCTATCTCGTCATGCAACTGGAAGATGTGGACGTCGTCGAGGCTCGCGATGGCGCCGAAGCGGTCGCGCTCGCGAAGCAGCATGTCCCCGTGCTCGCCCTGATCGACCACATGATGCCGGAAATGGATGGCGTGGAGGTCTGCAAGGCGATCCGCGGGCACCACTCCACCCGCGAGATGCCGATCATCATGCTCACCGCCCGTGCGGATGAGCAAACCAAGCTCCAGGCGCTCGATGCGGGCGCCAGTGATTTCCTCACCAAGCCATTCTCCAGCACGGAGCTCGTCCTTCGCCTGCGCAATCAATTAGCCATGGCCGCCATTCGCAGCGAGCTGGGCGAGCTGAACCGCGAACTCTCCGCCGCGATGGAGAAGCTCAAGGAAAACGAGGTCCTTCTGGTCCGGAACGAAAAGCTTTCCGGCCTAGGCCAGATGAGTGCCGGCATCATCCACGAGATCAACAACCCCCTTAACTACGCTCGTGCCGGTCTCCATGCGCTGAATTCCTTCAAGCGCTCCCTGCCAGCGGACGACCATGCCGACTACGAGGAGATCATCGGGGATATCAGCGAAGGGGTCGAGCGCGTCGCCCAGATTGTGGCCGACCTCCGCCAGTTCACCCGCGACGACAATCGCATCGGCGGCGAGGCGGATCTTGTCGAGGTCGTGGAGCGTTCCCGCCGCTTGGTCAGCCATCAGCTCGGGAGCAAGGTTGCTTTCAATATCAAGAAACCGGACCGCGCCCTGATCACGGGGAACAGCAACCAGTTGGTCCAGGTCTTCGTGAATCTCTTCCAGAATGCCGTCGATGCCATCGAAGAGCGCCTCGCCGCGAAGGAAGGGGAGCCGGGCAAGATTGATATCGGTCTGCGCTCCGCCGCGGGAGGTTGGGAGGTTACTGTCTGGGACAACGGGGCCGGTATCCCGAAAGAAATCATCAACAAGATTTACGATCCTTTTTTCACTTCGAAAGATGTGGGAAAAGGCATGGGTCTCGGTCTAAGCATCACTCATCAAATCCTCGGGCGCCATCGCGCGCATATTGAAGTGGACACCCGCATCGGTGAGTTCACTTGTTTTACCATCTTCTTCCCGCCTCCCGACCCCGACGCCCTCTGGGATGCGGAGGACTCCAAAGACTCCGATCCCAGCGATTCCTTACCATGA
- a CDS encoding class I SAM-dependent methyltransferase: MEILPDQSQSVIKCRNSQGMEVQANLLRLTRYSVVFEVYNPYSILQLSEVLSDFRILANRRLIYRGKAVVSNLLNTGLVLVCEANLEDGWQEVDFLSGVTGEADLGAQFSSFMAEWKAANHVQDPFKVAVADMASALTGVQHWMGGIDVGIRSTATRRRDDLEREIFSNIQQKVVEEVIPAMENFESVAGQVSEEEVPSHKSYIRRELHPIVLCSPFLYRTYTKPLGYAGDYEMVNMMLRDPYEGASSFAKLLNYAMLNTEPVVAHRNRIDYLVDMLDRESNRRFGRGRARAFNLGCGPAEEVLRFLREHDSSDLMEFDLLDFNPETLDYTRERLDKVRMSEGRNTRLRFIPRSVHQILKAAVQPGGDPELSSYDVVYCAGLFDYLSQRVGKRLVEFFCSIAKPGGVVVVTNVADSNPRRAWMEYLMEWNLIYRGKEEMLDLVPAGLPVKRVDVKADSTGVNLFLEIELADG, translated from the coding sequence ATGGAGATCCTTCCCGACCAGTCGCAGAGCGTCATCAAGTGCCGTAACAGCCAAGGAATGGAGGTGCAGGCTAACCTGCTCCGATTGACCCGCTACTCGGTCGTTTTCGAGGTCTACAATCCATACAGCATCCTCCAGCTCTCGGAGGTCCTGTCCGATTTTCGCATCCTTGCGAATCGTCGCCTGATCTATCGCGGCAAGGCCGTGGTCAGCAACCTCCTCAATACCGGCTTGGTGCTGGTCTGCGAGGCAAACCTTGAAGACGGCTGGCAGGAAGTCGACTTCCTGTCCGGGGTCACCGGCGAGGCGGATCTCGGGGCCCAGTTCTCCTCCTTCATGGCCGAATGGAAGGCCGCCAACCACGTCCAAGATCCTTTCAAGGTCGCCGTGGCGGATATGGCCAGCGCTCTAACGGGCGTGCAGCACTGGATGGGTGGCATCGATGTCGGCATCCGTTCCACCGCGACACGCCGCCGCGACGATCTGGAGCGGGAGATCTTCTCGAATATCCAACAGAAGGTGGTGGAGGAAGTCATCCCCGCCATGGAGAACTTCGAGTCCGTGGCCGGACAGGTCAGCGAGGAGGAGGTGCCCTCACATAAATCTTATATCCGGCGCGAACTTCATCCGATCGTCCTCTGTTCACCCTTCCTTTATCGTACTTATACGAAGCCGCTCGGCTATGCGGGCGACTATGAAATGGTCAACATGATGCTGAGAGATCCTTACGAAGGGGCATCCTCCTTCGCCAAGCTCCTCAACTATGCAATGCTCAATACCGAGCCGGTCGTCGCTCACCGCAATCGTATCGACTATCTGGTCGATATGCTCGACCGCGAGTCGAACCGCCGCTTCGGCCGCGGCCGTGCCCGCGCCTTCAACCTTGGATGTGGTCCGGCGGAAGAAGTGCTGCGCTTCCTCCGCGAGCACGATTCCAGCGACCTGATGGAGTTCGACCTCCTCGACTTCAATCCCGAGACCCTTGACTACACCCGCGAGCGCCTCGACAAGGTCCGCATGTCGGAAGGCCGTAACACCCGCCTCCGCTTCATCCCGCGCTCCGTCCACCAGATCCTCAAGGCGGCCGTTCAGCCGGGTGGCGATCCCGAGCTTTCTTCTTACGACGTGGTCTACTGCGCCGGTCTCTTCGACTACCTGTCACAGCGCGTCGGCAAGCGCCTTGTCGAGTTCTTCTGCTCCATCGCCAAACCCGGCGGGGTCGTGGTGGTGACCAACGTGGCGGATTCCAACCCGCGCCGGGCGTGGATGGAATATCTCATGGAGTGGAATCTCATTTACCGCGGCAAGGAAGAGATGCTCGATCTCGTGCCCGCGGGCCTCCCCGTGAAACGCGTGGATGTAAAAGCGGATTCGACCGGTGTGAACCTATTCCTTGAAATCGAGCTCGCTGATGGCTGA
- a CDS encoding SDR family NAD(P)-dependent oxidoreductase yields MSISESTRRAFEGRSVLLTGAASGIGRALTLRLLACGATVHGADMDAAGLERLAAEAPASGKLLPRKLDVTDRADYARWVEECAGTGPIDYLFNNAGVSHLAEAHKVPFERWKWLLDINVMGVLNGTMLVYPVMVKQGRGQIVTTSSVAGVTGYATAAAYTASKKAVIAMSESLAAEAKAYGVKVTVVCPGYVNSNIFTEKNVVGANVKEVIKDLPAPMMTPETAARLYLDGVASGKSRVVFPANARLLCGLARWLPFTLGPIQKRLMRKFS; encoded by the coding sequence ATGAGCATCTCCGAATCCACCCGCCGTGCCTTCGAGGGCCGCAGCGTCCTTCTCACCGGTGCCGCATCCGGTATCGGGCGGGCTCTGACCCTTCGTCTGCTCGCTTGCGGTGCCACCGTTCACGGAGCGGATATGGACGCCGCCGGCCTTGAACGTCTCGCCGCAGAAGCACCCGCTTCCGGCAAGCTCCTGCCCCGCAAGCTCGACGTCACCGATCGGGCAGACTATGCGCGTTGGGTGGAAGAATGTGCTGGCACAGGCCCGATCGACTATCTCTTCAACAACGCCGGGGTGAGCCACCTCGCCGAGGCACACAAGGTGCCCTTCGAGCGCTGGAAGTGGCTCTTGGATATCAATGTGATGGGGGTCCTCAACGGCACCATGCTCGTCTATCCCGTGATGGTGAAGCAGGGTCGCGGCCAGATCGTCACCACCAGCTCCGTCGCAGGGGTCACCGGTTACGCCACCGCGGCCGCCTACACCGCCTCGAAGAAAGCCGTCATCGCCATGAGCGAGTCCCTCGCCGCGGAGGCGAAGGCCTACGGTGTGAAGGTCACCGTCGTCTGCCCCGGCTACGTAAACTCGAACATCTTCACCGAGAAGAACGTCGTCGGAGCGAACGTGAAGGAGGTCATCAAGGACCTCCCCGCCCCCATGATGACCCCGGAGACCGCCGCCCGCCTTTATCTTGATGGCGTCGCCTCCGGGAAATCCCGGGTCGTCTTCCCCGCAAACGCCCGCCTCCTCTGCGGGCTGGCGCGCTGGCTCCCCTTCACTTTGGGCCCGATTCAGAAGCGCCTCATGCGCAAGTTCTCCTAG
- a CDS encoding helix-turn-helix domain-containing protein: protein MKRPELQIAYRNGRVVAVRPREPEPLPLAPLARETGFKVSRLCALFNLSDRQFHRTFNECLGISPKDWLRRERMVQARQLLMEGHAIKEAAAELGFPSTKDFSREFQAFYEVSPTDFQRRQDALRKGGIV, encoded by the coding sequence ATGAAGCGTCCAGAACTCCAGATTGCCTACCGCAATGGCCGGGTGGTCGCCGTGCGCCCCCGCGAACCCGAACCCCTCCCGCTCGCCCCGCTCGCAAGAGAGACGGGCTTCAAGGTCAGCCGCCTCTGCGCGTTGTTCAATCTGTCCGACCGCCAGTTCCACCGCACCTTCAACGAGTGTCTCGGCATCAGCCCGAAGGACTGGCTGCGCCGTGAACGCATGGTCCAAGCCCGCCAGTTGCTCATGGAAGGGCATGCGATCAAGGAAGCGGCGGCAGAACTCGGCTTTCCTTCCACCAAGGATTTCAGTCGCGAATTCCAAGCCTTCTACGAGGTCAGCCCCACCGATTTCCAGCGTCGGCAGGATGCCCTGCGCAAGGGTGGGATTGTCTGA
- a CDS encoding SDR family NAD(P)-dependent oxidoreductase: MSTPAVKEILITGASSGIGADLARQLAAPGKRLWLVARSEDKLQALADEVRAKGATAEVLVLDLSDIERSATFLPDFLREVRLDEVYLAAAVSIFGEVKDIQPEDWDQIYRTDLLSYCQWVQAIYAQMVASRRGRLVIVSSLAGYAGYPTSVPYATMKAGLLGLYRTLRYEAPQHGVSVHLVSPGYVRTGIYQSAIYRRSNYDNTLKQIEEMGFGMIESAEAASAILKALAAGKKEIVFPSYARLLAWVGPRFPGLLGIVHARMVKRFRELSA; encoded by the coding sequence ATGAGCACTCCGGCGGTGAAGGAGATTCTCATCACCGGTGCGAGCTCCGGCATCGGCGCAGACCTCGCGCGGCAGCTTGCCGCGCCGGGGAAGCGCCTCTGGCTCGTCGCCCGGAGCGAGGACAAGCTGCAAGCTCTCGCGGACGAGGTCCGGGCGAAGGGGGCGACTGCCGAAGTGCTGGTCCTCGATCTCTCCGATATCGAGCGCAGCGCCACCTTCCTCCCGGATTTCCTGCGGGAAGTCCGTCTGGATGAAGTCTACCTTGCTGCCGCCGTTTCCATCTTCGGGGAGGTGAAGGATATCCAGCCGGAGGACTGGGATCAGATCTACCGCACCGACCTCCTCAGCTACTGCCAGTGGGTCCAGGCGATCTATGCCCAGATGGTCGCTTCGCGCCGGGGTCGTCTGGTCATCGTGTCCTCCTTGGCCGGGTATGCCGGCTATCCCACCTCGGTGCCCTACGCCACCATGAAGGCAGGCCTGCTCGGCCTCTATCGTACGCTCCGCTACGAGGCACCCCAGCACGGGGTGTCCGTCCATCTGGTCAGCCCCGGCTACGTCCGCACCGGTATCTACCAGTCCGCGATCTACCGCCGTTCGAACTACGATAATACCCTCAAGCAGATCGAGGAGATGGGCTTCGGGATGATCGAGTCCGCCGAGGCGGCTTCCGCGATTCTCAAGGCCCTCGCTGCCGGGAAGAAGGAGATCGTTTTCCCCTCCTACGCCCGCCTCCTCGCATGGGTCGGCCCGCGCTTCCCGGGGCTGCTCGGCATCGTCCACGCCCGTATGGTGAAGCGCTTCCGCGAACTCTCGGCATGA
- a CDS encoding response regulator: MSDLNYDYQRYAVLFVDDEEKTRKYFRRLYGETFRILEASDGVEALSVFRAHAAEIGIIVTDQRMPNETGVGFLGKISDQYPDVVKILSTAYSDLDAAIGSVNKGGIYRYITKPWEVSEFEVTLRRAMEFFIVKRERNSLMGAKLQALANVIYSSRLAAFALAPVAAGLPGKHAAEAVASFVRLGAFGTAAASNRAGTMDAGVDSWRKVYETEQKLAGMLEESLKAGFSGSSLADRVGAFVRSLPEGESLDVTPDGANFILGSTADPFPRLLAGLLGVSGKGGEEAIPVLAALMGIYDLGASLTRLRSDSLAIQVREGGAAAELSPGSDVARWLFDDDLLISSALGLL, encoded by the coding sequence ATGAGCGACCTCAACTACGACTATCAGCGCTATGCCGTACTCTTCGTGGACGACGAAGAGAAGACGCGCAAATACTTCCGCCGTCTCTACGGCGAGACGTTCCGGATCCTTGAGGCCTCGGATGGTGTCGAAGCGCTTTCGGTGTTCCGGGCTCATGCCGCGGAAATCGGTATCATCGTGACCGACCAGCGCATGCCGAACGAAACCGGTGTCGGCTTCCTCGGGAAAATTTCCGACCAGTACCCGGACGTGGTGAAGATTCTCTCCACCGCCTATTCGGATCTCGATGCCGCCATCGGATCGGTCAACAAGGGCGGTATCTACAGATACATCACCAAGCCGTGGGAAGTCAGCGAATTCGAGGTCACGCTGCGCCGCGCGATGGAGTTCTTCATCGTCAAACGCGAGCGCAATTCGCTGATGGGAGCCAAGCTTCAGGCGCTCGCCAATGTAATCTACTCCTCCCGTCTCGCCGCCTTCGCCCTGGCCCCGGTCGCCGCCGGTCTTCCCGGTAAACATGCCGCAGAAGCGGTCGCCTCTTTCGTTCGCTTGGGGGCTTTCGGTACCGCTGCCGCCAGCAACCGTGCCGGCACCATGGATGCCGGGGTGGATTCTTGGCGCAAGGTTTACGAGACCGAGCAGAAGCTCGCCGGAATGTTGGAGGAATCGCTCAAGGCCGGCTTCTCCGGCTCGTCCCTCGCGGATCGGGTCGGCGCTTTCGTTCGCTCCCTCCCGGAAGGTGAATCGCTGGATGTCACACCGGACGGCGCGAATTTCATCCTGGGTTCCACTGCCGATCCATTCCCGCGCCTCCTTGCCGGTCTGCTCGGCGTTAGTGGCAAGGGCGGGGAAGAGGCCATCCCGGTCCTCGCCGCACTCATGGGAATCTATGATTTGGGCGCTTCGCTGACACGCCTCCGCTCGGATAGCCTCGCGATTCAAGTGCGTGAAGGGGGAGCTGCGGCAGAATTGTCACCCGGCTCCGATGTCGCCCGCTGGCTTTTCGATGACGATTTGCTCATTTCTTCTGCTTTGGGACTTCTCTAG
- a CDS encoding class II fumarate hydratase: protein MKETRRERDSMGEMEVPGDALYGASTARAVENFPISGTPLPAGFIRAYGMIKAEAARTNGELGLLSAEVAGAIAGAAEEIAAGGHARHFPVDIYQTGSGTSTNMNVNEVIAHLCGRDGIKVHPNDQVNLGQSSNDTFPTAIHLATALALKDELIPALDALAAALEAKAGEFHGVLKIGRTHLMDATPVRLGQEFGGWAKQAWLASSRAHKALKALHDLPLGGTAVGTGLNAHPEFAARTIARLAARTGLELREAENHFEAQSAKDACVEAHGQLATIAVSLHKIASDLRLLGSGPRCGIGEIRLPATQPGSSIMPGKVNPVIAEAVTMVAARVAGNQTTMSWCGAGGFLELNVSMPLIAACLFESIALLANAAGALRSKCVDGIVANEERCRELIEYSLSMVTSLVPKIGYDKAAAIAKESVATGRTVRELCLERLGELGINAEELDVALDPASMAGG, encoded by the coding sequence ATGAAGGAGACCCGCAGGGAGCGTGATTCGATGGGTGAGATGGAGGTGCCGGGGGATGCGCTCTACGGGGCATCGACGGCGCGGGCGGTGGAGAATTTCCCGATTTCCGGGACCCCGCTGCCGGCGGGATTCATCCGGGCCTACGGAATGATCAAGGCGGAGGCGGCACGAACGAACGGGGAGCTGGGACTGCTGAGTGCGGAAGTGGCGGGGGCGATCGCCGGGGCGGCGGAGGAGATCGCGGCGGGCGGGCACGCGAGGCATTTCCCGGTGGATATCTATCAGACGGGCTCGGGAACCTCGACGAACATGAACGTGAACGAGGTGATCGCGCACCTCTGCGGTCGGGACGGGATAAAGGTGCATCCAAACGATCAGGTGAATCTGGGGCAGTCCTCGAACGACACTTTTCCGACGGCGATCCATCTGGCGACGGCGCTGGCGCTGAAAGATGAGCTCATCCCGGCGCTGGATGCGCTGGCGGCGGCGCTGGAGGCGAAGGCGGGGGAATTCCACGGGGTGCTGAAGATCGGGCGGACGCACCTGATGGATGCGACTCCGGTGCGGCTGGGGCAGGAATTCGGGGGCTGGGCGAAGCAGGCCTGGCTGGCATCCTCCCGCGCTCACAAGGCGCTGAAGGCGCTGCACGATCTGCCGCTGGGAGGGACGGCGGTAGGGACCGGATTGAACGCGCACCCGGAATTTGCGGCGCGGACGATCGCGAGGCTGGCGGCGCGGACCGGACTGGAGCTGCGGGAGGCGGAGAATCATTTCGAGGCTCAGTCTGCGAAAGACGCCTGTGTGGAGGCGCACGGGCAGCTCGCAACGATCGCGGTATCACTGCACAAGATCGCGAGCGACTTGCGCCTGCTGGGCTCGGGGCCGCGCTGCGGGATCGGCGAGATCCGCCTGCCGGCGACGCAGCCGGGATCCTCAATCATGCCGGGGAAGGTGAATCCGGTGATCGCGGAAGCGGTGACGATGGTGGCGGCGCGCGTGGCAGGGAATCAGACGACCATGAGCTGGTGCGGAGCGGGCGGATTCCTCGAGCTGAACGTGTCGATGCCCTTGATCGCGGCCTGCCTGTTCGAGTCGATCGCGCTGCTGGCGAATGCAGCCGGGGCGCTGCGAAGCAAATGCGTGGACGGGATCGTGGCGAATGAGGAGCGCTGCCGGGAACTGATCGAGTATTCGCTGTCGATGGTAACCTCGCTGGTGCCGAAGATCGGCTACGACAAGGCGGCGGCGATCGCCAAGGAGTCGGTGGCGACGGGACGGACCGTGCGCGAGCTGTGCCTGGAACGGCTGGGCGAACTGGGGATTAACGCGGAAGAGCTGGACGTGGCGCTGGATCCCGCATCGATGGCCGGAGGCTAG